A segment of the Yersinia rochesterensis genome:
TGTCTAAACGCATTTTAATAGCTGCATCTCCAGCCGCATGCATGCGCATCCATTCAAATAACTGTTGTGCGGCATCTTCAGGGGAGGCCGGATTGACTTTTATATGGTGATATTCGGAACCATAGAATTCAGTGAACGCGGTATATTCTGTCACAGCACAAGGGACACCAGCGATGGCTGCAAGCGCGGGTCCTAAACCGACACTTTCAACATTTTCTACATTTGGAGTAAATAAAACTGCACCCGATAGAACATGACATATTATGAGTAAATCTATTTCATCTAAAAACCATTTATTATTTTTATTCTTATAAGTTTGCAATGGGACTTCATCTAAAAAAATAATGTCATCATTAAGATGCAATACATCAACTTGTTCCTTTAGGAAATTTGCATATTCAGGATCTTCGTTAATACTTCCAAATATAAGTAGCTTAGGAGAGCATAAATTTTTTGATTTATAAATCTCAATGAGTGCGCCAAATAGATTAATTGATATCTCTATACCTTTGACTCTAAATACCCTTACAGGAACAATAATAACAGATGAACCTTTGGTTATGTTATGTTGATTTAAAAACTCACTATGAGTTTTATTGAAAGAATATTTATCTATAGAAGGTAATATATTGGGGATAATGTCTGCTGTCAGTTCCGTTGGATAGTTTCTACATTCATTCTCCAGTGCCTCAGATGCGACTATCCATTTAGTGTGGGAGTTATTCTGAGGTATTGGAGTCAAAATATTAGGGTTTTGGGGATATAATCGTTTGGTATTCTCATAAATAGCATAGCTACCAAAAATATCATGTTCCCAGAAAATGACACCGCCATGGCCTTTTTTTTCAAAATAATTTTTTGCAGCATTATGGATAGCCAAGTTAACCGGGACTGCATCAGAGAGTGTCATATTCAAACAAAAAACCCAGTCAACACTATTATCCTCAAGCCAATTAATAAAATAATCCTTATAGTATTCAGAAATTAAATTTATTTTCTTTTGAACATCAATTATCTCTGCTTCAGTTAAATGCTCATATTTAGCTACTTTTTTCCTTATATTGATTAAATCACTACCAAAGTCCTCATTACACATTGAGTATTGATAAAAAGAACTGAGTTTCATCCATGTTGGGTAGTGTGACTCAGCATTACCGTGAGGGAAAAAATTAACTTTATCTGGTCGCCATGAAAACCCAAGATCTGTGGGTATTTCATTCATTATCATATTATGCTTTATAGCTATTTCAGCCGCATTTCTAAAAATGGTTAATAAACCGCTTGTTGGCAGACCATCTCCGGATATAACTGCCCATTTCATTTTGTCCATTATCTTTTCCTAATATCAACTATCCAGTCGAATTGATTTTTCTGCTAAAATATTAATTAACGAAAATATTAATACACA
Coding sequences within it:
- a CDS encoding glycosyltransferase family 4 protein; translation: MDKMKWAVISGDGLPTSGLLTIFRNAAEIAIKHNMIMNEIPTDLGFSWRPDKVNFFPHGNAESHYPTWMKLSSFYQYSMCNEDFGSDLINIRKKVAKYEHLTEAEIIDVQKKINLISEYYKDYFINWLEDNSVDWVFCLNMTLSDAVPVNLAIHNAAKNYFEKKGHGGVIFWEHDIFGSYAIYENTKRLYPQNPNILTPIPQNNSHTKWIVASEALENECRNYPTELTADIIPNILPSIDKYSFNKTHSEFLNQHNITKGSSVIIVPVRVFRVKGIEISINLFGALIEIYKSKNLCSPKLLIFGSINEDPEYANFLKEQVDVLHLNDDIIFLDEVPLQTYKNKNNKWFLDEIDLLIICHVLSGAVLFTPNVENVESVGLGPALAAIAGVPCAVTEYTAFTEFYGSEYHHIKVNPASPEDAAQQLFEWMRMHAAGDAAIKMRLDKNKILIQSKFPKGPWLEFIYKLQRELYGFNLKPLVFK